A window of Maioricimonas rarisocia genomic DNA:
CAGGTGCCCGACAAAGTGTTCGCACAGACTCAAGACCGGTTCCTGCATCGTTTCCACCAGCTTGCGGCCGTCGTTGGTCAGTTCCACGTACCACACGCGACGATCCTGATCGCAACGGACTCGGGTGACCAGATTTCGCTTTTCGAGTTTGTCGAGCAGGCTGGTGATGGCCGGCACCACGGTCACCATGCGACCGGCTACTTCCAGGCACCGCATGGGGCGATCTTCGCCATGCAGGATCCGCAGAATGTTGTACTGCGGCTGGGTCAGTCCATGTTCACGAAACAGGCGTCCGAACCGGTGCTGAAACTGATCGTTCGTCCGCAGGATGGCAACGATCAGCCCCTCGGCACTGGAGTGACAGAGTTGCTGCGAGTCCTCTTGTTTCGTGCGTTGTCTGGAAGTCATGTCGTTTACTGTGAAAGGATCGGCGAACTCGCCGGACAGAATTAGTTTATCCATCGACAAACGAGAGGTCAACAAGAATTCCGCGCGGTTTCCCCCAGTGCCTCTCCTCCCGGGGGATTCTACTGCGGACCGGCCGCAATTTGAGAGAGTTGCTCCTCGCTGGGGAACTCCCGCACACGAAACCGCCGCGGATAGGCGTCGGTCGGCACCATCAGGTCCCCCACCACGCGCTGAACGAGATCCCAGTCTCCCCGGATGAACGATTCGTCTTCCCGTCGGGCGAACATCACCTGGTCGGCACGCGGCAGCAGCGAATCGATTCCCTCACCCCACACGCAATAGCTGACGTACCGTTCCTCTTCATCCTGGAACGCCGAGTACGACGCGACAAACACATCCTCGCCGTCACGGCGGTAGATCGTTTCCAGTAACGCTTTCTGATCGGCGTACTCCGCACCGAGGGACTTGATCTCCAGCAGGCGAAACCGCTGGTAGTGCGGATGGTCCTGTGCCGGCTCCCAGG
This region includes:
- a CDS encoding MarR family winged helix-turn-helix transcriptional regulator — encoded protein: MTSRQRTKQEDSQQLCHSSAEGLIVAILRTNDQFQHRFGRLFREHGLTQPQYNILRILHGEDRPMRCLEVAGRMVTVVPAITSLLDKLEKRNLVTRVRCDQDRRVWYVELTNDGRKLVETMQEPVLSLCEHFVGHLSDQERTRLRQLLDKARSVVDTEQARCS